The following proteins come from a genomic window of Methanocella conradii HZ254:
- a CDS encoding glycosyltransferase family 2 protein → MSSVAIILLNWNNYADTMDCIRSLEAINYPDYHIIVADNGSSDGSVVAISEAFPNVTLVENGKNLGFAAGNNVGIRLALKGAYDYVLLLNNDTVVDPCFLRAMVATADADPAIGIVGPKIYYYDDPKRIWFAGGHVNHWLGETSHVGQNELDDGRYDVIKDTDFITGCALLIKRKALEEIGLLDERMGFYFEDNDLCARARKRGYRIVYVPEAKIWHKVASSAGKVNDLQLFYFTRNRLIFMRRYASRFQFAVFLPYYVLRYVVLKLAVALIQLKLDQAKLILRAVYEGATT, encoded by the coding sequence ATGTCGAGTGTAGCCATTATTTTATTGAATTGGAATAACTATGCCGATACTATGGATTGCATTCGCTCGCTGGAGGCGATTAATTATCCTGACTATCATATCATCGTCGCTGATAACGGCTCTTCTGATGGCTCGGTGGTCGCCATCAGTGAAGCTTTCCCCAACGTGACGCTGGTGGAGAACGGGAAGAACCTGGGCTTTGCCGCAGGTAACAACGTTGGCATCCGGCTGGCGCTTAAGGGTGCCTACGATTATGTTTTGCTGCTGAACAATGATACAGTGGTGGACCCTTGTTTCCTGCGCGCGATGGTCGCGACTGCCGATGCGGATCCGGCCATAGGCATCGTGGGGCCAAAGATCTATTATTATGATGACCCGAAACGCATCTGGTTCGCCGGCGGCCACGTTAACCACTGGCTAGGTGAAACATCCCACGTCGGCCAGAACGAGTTGGATGATGGACGCTATGACGTTATAAAGGATACAGACTTCATCACAGGCTGTGCCCTCCTTATAAAAAGAAAGGCGCTGGAAGAGATAGGCCTCTTGGATGAGCGGATGGGCTTCTATTTTGAGGATAACGACCTCTGCGCCCGTGCACGCAAGCGAGGATATCGAATCGTCTACGTTCCAGAAGCCAAGATTTGGCATAAGGTAGCCAGCTCGGCCGGTAAGGTCAATGATCTCCAGCTCTTCTATTTTACGCGGAACCGGCTTATCTTCATGAGGAGATATGCCAGTCGGTTTCAATTCGCCGTATTTTTACCATACTACGTATTAAGGTATGTTGTGCTAAAGCTCGCCGTTGCGCTCATCCAGCTAAAGCTAGATCAGGCAAAGCTGATTCTCCGGGCTGTCTACGAAGGGGCAACAACTTGA
- a CDS encoding glycosyltransferase family 4 protein: MKVCIVLGGYLETGGIQTQSVELSRALAARGHEVRILCMGSRMPIPAGVMVDVIEKPFTMGVFSRIRRLYREGELDIVHAQGCAGFNVMLNRIFQGVPFVLTLHSTAVSEYKVSQRTFWDKKYYATFYLEEALSCHLASAVIAVSEYTAGAASRHYFLGRERITVIPNGIDSSRFKDDGPCRKDGRAVLMVGRIDPRKGYMEFVEHVAPMLVKRVPGIKIDIVGDEFSNYREYTERLKRSVVDKGLSNNVKFLGAVPFDELRQRYNSSDLFLLASKEEGFGIVLLEAQCCGLPVVAFNNSGIREAVDNGRSGLLVNTYEEMADAVAELMSDDKRRAEMGAAARAFAARFSWDSIAEQVEKVYERVINKGK, encoded by the coding sequence ATGAAGGTCTGCATTGTATTGGGCGGATATCTGGAGACGGGTGGCATCCAGACTCAATCGGTGGAGCTATCCAGGGCGCTCGCCGCGAGGGGTCACGAGGTGCGCATATTGTGCATGGGCTCACGGATGCCCATACCCGCCGGCGTTATGGTGGACGTCATCGAAAAACCGTTCACTATGGGCGTTTTCAGCAGGATCAGACGGCTTTATCGAGAAGGCGAGCTGGACATCGTCCACGCCCAGGGCTGTGCAGGCTTTAACGTCATGCTTAACAGGATATTCCAGGGCGTGCCTTTCGTCCTGACCCTTCATTCCACGGCGGTGAGCGAGTATAAGGTGAGCCAGAGGACGTTTTGGGATAAGAAGTATTATGCTACATTTTACCTGGAGGAAGCGCTTTCATGCCATCTAGCGAGCGCGGTCATCGCTGTCAGCGAGTATACTGCAGGAGCGGCTTCCAGGCACTATTTCCTGGGGCGAGAGCGCATCACGGTCATCCCGAACGGCATAGATTCAAGCCGTTTCAAGGATGATGGCCCTTGCAGGAAAGATGGGAGGGCCGTGCTCATGGTAGGCCGCATAGACCCAAGGAAGGGCTACATGGAATTCGTCGAGCACGTTGCGCCGATGCTTGTAAAACGGGTGCCAGGTATAAAAATCGACATAGTAGGAGATGAATTCAGCAATTACCGGGAGTACACTGAGCGGTTGAAACGCAGCGTCGTCGATAAGGGCCTGTCAAATAACGTAAAATTTTTAGGAGCGGTGCCATTTGACGAACTGCGCCAACGCTATAATTCTAGCGACCTGTTCTTGCTGGCATCTAAGGAAGAGGGTTTCGGCATCGTTCTACTGGAGGCACAATGCTGTGGCTTGCCCGTAGTCGCCTTTAATAATAGCGGCATAAGGGAGGCCGTGGATAACGGGCGGTCCGGCCTGCTGGTTAATACGTATGAGGAAATGGCGGACGCAGTGGCGGAGCTTATGTCTGATGATAAAAGGAGGGCGGAAATGGGCGCCGCAGCCAGGGCTTTCGCCGCTCGATTTTCCTGGGATAGCATAGCTGAGCAGGTGGAAAAAGTATACGAGCGCGTAATCAATAAGGGTAAGTGA
- the asnB gene encoding asparagine synthase (glutamine-hydrolyzing), whose amino-acid sequence MCGICGVLGMNDEGLVRRMCDLIRHRGPDDDGYYSDENFCMGMRRLAIIGIASGHQPIRNEDGTIQVVYNGEIYNFLALRADLEAKGHRFYTSCDTEVIPHLYEEYGDAFPEHLRGMFAISLWDSSKKRLVLVRDRLGIKPLYYTTIDGAFLFASEAKQFFAHEGFKPEMNAEAVDRMFTYRTIPGTDTMFRGVYRLLPGHMLVHEGGKPVIARYWDMPDSEAPVAVEGAYVARLRELLEESVRIRLMSEVPLGAYLSGGLDSSAIVAMMSRHSDEPVNTFTVGYGESSDEFEYARMVADHCGANHHEIKISMDRMTQFIPVSIWHAEVPLSDPAAIPFYVTSRELKKYVTVALLGEGSDELYAGYDEYHPLSYSFIPEWLRKKYFEFRRIPLTARDKRRYFGAAIKSGIDASREMDSLLSAGEGDILYRTLRFDVKQMLPSHQLLRVDKISMAHSIEARVPFLDHKLVEYSMSLPSWVKLNGGVHKYILKKAVEDLLPSTIIRRPKKGFNIPIDTWMEKDLKEVIASVLDSSRFERRGYFNADAVRQLSRSQGLSRGKAKYATWLAFMVEMWSRVFVDQDVKSRTLDIARLV is encoded by the coding sequence ATGTGCGGCATATGTGGCGTTTTGGGCATGAACGATGAGGGCCTTGTCCGTAGGATGTGCGACCTAATAAGGCATAGAGGTCCTGATGACGATGGCTATTATAGCGATGAAAATTTTTGTATGGGCATGCGACGCCTGGCCATTATAGGCATTGCAAGCGGCCATCAGCCCATACGCAACGAGGATGGCACGATACAGGTCGTCTATAATGGGGAAATTTATAATTTTTTGGCATTGAGGGCAGACCTGGAGGCGAAGGGCCATAGATTTTATACCTCTTGTGACACCGAGGTTATCCCACACCTGTACGAGGAGTATGGGGACGCCTTCCCGGAGCATTTGAGGGGGATGTTCGCCATATCCCTGTGGGATTCAAGCAAAAAGCGGCTCGTCTTGGTTAGAGACCGCCTGGGCATCAAGCCGCTTTACTATACTACTATTGATGGAGCGTTTTTATTCGCTTCTGAGGCCAAGCAGTTCTTCGCTCACGAGGGCTTCAAGCCCGAAATGAATGCTGAGGCCGTAGACCGCATGTTCACGTACCGCACCATTCCTGGCACGGACACCATGTTTAGGGGCGTCTATAGGCTGCTGCCCGGGCACATGCTAGTCCATGAGGGTGGCAAGCCAGTGATCGCCAGGTATTGGGATATGCCTGACTCGGAGGCGCCGGTGGCTGTTGAGGGCGCCTATGTGGCCAGGCTAAGAGAGCTTCTCGAGGAATCCGTGCGCATAAGGCTCATGAGCGAGGTGCCTCTGGGCGCATACCTCTCAGGTGGCCTTGATTCAAGCGCCATCGTCGCCATGATGAGCCGGCATTCTGATGAGCCGGTTAACACTTTTACCGTGGGCTATGGCGAGTCCTCCGACGAGTTCGAGTATGCCCGGATGGTGGCCGACCACTGTGGCGCCAATCACCACGAGATTAAGATAAGCATGGATAGAATGACTCAGTTCATACCCGTATCCATATGGCACGCTGAGGTGCCTTTGAGCGACCCTGCCGCCATTCCATTTTACGTTACCAGCAGAGAGCTTAAGAAATACGTTACCGTGGCGCTCCTGGGCGAAGGCTCCGACGAGTTGTATGCGGGTTATGACGAGTACCATCCGCTATCTTATAGCTTTATACCTGAATGGCTGAGGAAAAAGTACTTTGAGTTCAGGCGCATACCTCTGACAGCACGGGATAAGCGCCGCTATTTCGGTGCAGCGATCAAGAGTGGCATCGACGCTTCACGAGAAATGGATTCTTTGCTATCAGCAGGCGAGGGCGACATCCTCTATAGGACGCTAAGATTTGACGTTAAGCAGATGCTGCCTAGCCACCAGCTTTTACGGGTCGATAAGATTTCGATGGCTCACTCTATAGAGGCAAGGGTGCCATTCCTGGACCACAAGCTCGTCGAATATTCCATGTCCTTGCCATCCTGGGTAAAGCTCAATGGGGGGGTACATAAATACATTCTCAAGAAGGCGGTAGAAGACCTGCTCCCATCCACCATAATACGGCGCCCCAAGAAGGGCTTCAACATACCCATCGACACGTGGATGGAAAAAGACCTAAAAGAGGTGATAGCAAGCGTGCTTGACAGCTCGAGGTTTGAGAGGCGAGGATATTTTAATGCCGATGCCGTCAGGCAGCTATCGAGAAGCCAGGGTTTGTCAAGAGGCAAAGCCAAATATGCCACGTGGCTGGCGTTCATGGTTGAGATGTGGAGCCGGGTATTCGTCGATCAAGACGTGAAGAGCCGTACCCTAGACATCGCCAGGCTGGTGTGA
- a CDS encoding glycosyltransferase family 4 protein, translated as MKVLLAVKDLSGYGGVNNVAIELAKHMAPLGVEFHVLSYRTREFPWMKEHIPLPVASGLPIIEILEVPLRAMGAFRKAVDKVRPDLVHVHTPAIVPPKGVPSLVTVHGTYMRDVPNLLKYPVSLPYKAFLCSLIYSQYRFERHALRYFDRFHAVSSMTADELRAMGVPAGLISMVPNGVDTSEFKPQKPANAIYGKYGLDPASRIVLSVGTITPRKGAHLVVEAAKEVLKAHEDVLFVFAGACPRLGRSYLKKMSSGASDRIRFIGQVPQEDLLGLYNACSAFVSASYTEGCSLNILEAAACGKQVVSTDVGGARDVLGDLGIYVPAGDPAALAEGIVEALNLGCSLSGRLRERMETQFSWEKVAKDMLAVYRSAAER; from the coding sequence ATGAAGGTATTGCTCGCCGTCAAGGACCTGTCAGGCTATGGGGGCGTCAATAACGTTGCCATCGAGCTGGCAAAGCACATGGCACCTCTGGGCGTTGAGTTTCACGTTTTATCTTATCGTACACGTGAGTTCCCGTGGATGAAAGAGCACATTCCTTTGCCAGTGGCGAGCGGCCTTCCAATCATAGAAATCCTAGAAGTACCGCTAAGGGCGATGGGGGCGTTCCGCAAGGCGGTTGATAAGGTCCGGCCCGACCTGGTCCACGTGCATACGCCGGCCATTGTGCCGCCGAAAGGCGTGCCATCCCTCGTAACAGTGCATGGCACCTACATGCGCGACGTGCCAAACCTGTTGAAGTACCCCGTATCATTGCCTTATAAGGCATTCCTTTGTTCGCTAATTTACTCTCAATACCGGTTCGAGCGCCACGCGCTGCGATATTTTGATAGGTTCCATGCAGTGTCATCGATGACAGCGGATGAGCTGAGGGCGATGGGCGTGCCTGCGGGCCTCATATCAATGGTGCCCAACGGGGTCGATACGTCCGAATTCAAGCCTCAGAAGCCCGCTAATGCGATATACGGGAAGTATGGCCTGGACCCGGCCTCTCGCATCGTCCTGTCTGTAGGCACGATTACGCCCCGCAAGGGCGCGCATCTCGTCGTCGAGGCGGCGAAAGAAGTCTTAAAAGCTCACGAGGACGTATTGTTCGTGTTCGCAGGCGCCTGCCCGAGGCTTGGCAGGAGCTACCTGAAAAAGATGAGCTCCGGGGCCTCCGATCGCATACGCTTCATCGGACAGGTGCCCCAGGAGGATCTGCTCGGCCTCTATAACGCCTGCTCGGCGTTCGTGTCGGCCAGCTACACCGAGGGCTGCAGCCTTAACATCCTTGAGGCAGCGGCCTGCGGAAAGCAGGTGGTATCGACTGACGTGGGGGGCGCCAGGGACGTGCTCGGCGACCTTGGCATATACGTTCCGGCAGGCGACCCGGCGGCCCTGGCAGAGGGCATCGTGGAAGCGCTCAATTTAGGATGCTCTTTATCCGGCCGGCTTAGGGAACGCATGGAAACGCAATTCTCATGGGAGAAGGTTGCAAAAGACATGCTCGCCGTTTATAGGTCGGCAGCGGAGAGATGA
- a CDS encoding glycosyltransferase family 4 protein, whose protein sequence is MSRRLSVLYVAPDIPVPHAGVFLGGSTHVMEVSRVLVRNGFEVHVLCRRMSKAQPAYEKLSEGIHVHRAYRGIFFPIMGKAAGKPSGGPSPWSRIFKFGEKAYFATAYRLALATMAARLITRYGIDAVLERNSAKGIGAFPARLLKKPVIEEVIDPDYSRAALKCADIVFAYTQKVLEGIVPAGRVRITTAGVDVHEFRPVEGSTIRKEHGLEGKKVVVYIGEMSAWHGIEVLIKAMALLGDDYRALILGKNAEILKPLATSLGAMDKLVFTGPIKHEEVPEYIAAADIGVAPYDPSGVKDMERFGFYFSPIKIFEYMACGKPVVASDIDIVRDVINENGCGVLARPGDPESLASAIKSLIESPDRASMGAAGRRACVEKYGWDRVGGDIASVIASLAKR, encoded by the coding sequence ATGAGCCGAAGGCTTTCAGTCTTATACGTGGCACCAGACATACCCGTGCCTCACGCGGGCGTCTTCCTCGGAGGGTCAACACACGTGATGGAAGTATCACGTGTGCTCGTTAGAAATGGATTCGAGGTCCACGTACTGTGCAGGCGTATGTCGAAAGCACAACCGGCATATGAGAAGCTTAGCGAAGGCATACACGTCCACCGCGCATATAGGGGCATTTTCTTTCCTATAATGGGAAAGGCGGCGGGAAAGCCGTCCGGCGGCCCATCACCATGGTCCCGCATATTCAAGTTTGGCGAAAAGGCCTATTTTGCCACAGCGTATCGCCTCGCCCTGGCGACGATGGCCGCCCGCCTCATCACAAGATATGGCATCGACGCAGTCCTGGAGCGCAACTCGGCAAAGGGAATAGGCGCATTTCCCGCCCGCTTGCTTAAAAAGCCTGTCATCGAGGAGGTCATAGACCCGGACTATAGCCGCGCTGCCCTGAAATGCGCAGACATAGTGTTCGCCTACACACAAAAGGTCTTGGAGGGGATTGTCCCGGCCGGGCGGGTGCGCATTACCACGGCGGGCGTCGACGTCCACGAGTTCAGGCCAGTGGAAGGCTCGACCATCAGAAAAGAGCACGGGCTTGAGGGAAAAAAAGTAGTAGTATATATAGGCGAGATGAGCGCCTGGCACGGCATAGAAGTCCTCATTAAGGCTATGGCGTTGCTGGGCGACGACTATAGGGCTCTCATCCTGGGCAAGAATGCCGAGATATTGAAGCCCCTTGCTACTAGCCTGGGGGCCATGGACAAGCTGGTATTTACGGGCCCAATCAAGCACGAGGAAGTGCCAGAATATATTGCGGCCGCAGACATAGGCGTCGCCCCCTATGACCCTTCAGGCGTGAAGGACATGGAGCGTTTTGGCTTCTACTTCTCGCCCATCAAGATTTTCGAGTACATGGCATGCGGCAAGCCCGTAGTAGCCTCAGACATTGATATAGTGAGAGATGTGATCAACGAAAACGGCTGTGGCGTGCTCGCAAGGCCTGGCGACCCGGAAAGCCTTGCATCGGCCATTAAATCTCTCATAGAGTCGCCGGACAGAGCATCCATGGGCGCCGCCGGCAGGAGGGCATGCGTCGAAAAATATGGCTGGGACAGGGTAGGCGGCGACATAGCCAGCGTAATTGCCTCTCTGGCCAAAAGATGA
- a CDS encoding glycosyltransferase family 4 protein, translating into MRIAEVCPRYRPYIGGVETHVEEISKRLARMGHDVTVLSTDPSGKLPKSEIIDGVRVLRFAAFAPGDAYYFSTGLRSYMKKVDGYDVVHAHGYHAFPAYYAASAKTPRLIFTPHYHGHGHTPLRNLLLKPYAYLGRRIFERASRIICVSEFEKSLVCRDFNCDDKAEVIPNGVNKAEFKGLEPYPKGLKVILYVGRLEEYKGVQYAIRALPYLPWHRLHIIGKGPYKESLIKEALAIGVKDRVAFMEDQSREDLLRWYATADVLVMLSRFEAYGITVAEALTAGVPCVVAKGSALDEFIGESCTGVELPIEGEKLAEAIRNARFRGMPRNVLDWDEVAGRAIKVYEGRQ; encoded by the coding sequence ATGAGGATAGCTGAGGTGTGCCCGCGGTATAGGCCCTATATTGGCGGCGTCGAGACCCATGTGGAGGAGATCAGCAAGAGATTGGCGCGCATGGGGCACGACGTGACGGTGCTCTCCACGGACCCATCGGGAAAATTGCCTAAAAGTGAGATTATCGATGGCGTAAGAGTCTTAAGGTTCGCCGCCTTTGCGCCTGGCGATGCCTACTATTTTTCCACAGGGCTACGCTCCTACATGAAAAAAGTTGACGGATACGATGTAGTCCACGCCCACGGATACCACGCCTTTCCAGCCTACTATGCCGCATCGGCGAAAACTCCAAGGCTCATTTTTACCCCGCATTACCACGGTCACGGCCATACTCCCCTGAGGAACCTCCTGTTAAAGCCCTACGCTTACCTGGGAAGGCGAATCTTCGAGAGGGCTAGCCGCATAATATGCGTCTCGGAGTTCGAGAAAAGCCTCGTATGCAGGGATTTTAATTGCGATGATAAAGCCGAGGTCATCCCGAACGGCGTGAACAAGGCCGAGTTTAAAGGCTTAGAGCCGTATCCTAAAGGCTTGAAAGTCATACTATACGTGGGCAGGCTTGAAGAGTATAAAGGCGTGCAGTATGCCATAAGGGCTTTACCATACCTGCCATGGCACCGGCTACATATCATAGGGAAAGGGCCCTATAAGGAATCCTTGATAAAAGAAGCGCTGGCGATAGGGGTCAAGGATAGGGTGGCATTCATGGAAGACCAGAGCAGAGAAGACCTGCTGAGATGGTACGCCACAGCAGACGTGCTCGTGATGCTGTCCAGGTTTGAGGCGTACGGGATAACCGTGGCGGAAGCGCTGACCGCGGGCGTGCCATGCGTCGTGGCAAAAGGGTCGGCGCTGGACGAGTTCATAGGCGAGTCCTGCACGGGGGTGGAGCTGCCCATAGAAGGGGAGAAGCTCGCTGAGGCTATAAGGAATGCAAGGTTTAGAGGAATGCCGCGCAACGTGCTAGACTGGGATGAGGTGGCGGGACGAGCCATCAAGGTTTATGAGGGCAGACAATGA
- a CDS encoding glycosyltransferase: MKKTKVCIVGPSKKFLSGISYYTIRLANSLAEYHEVSVLCFRNLLPKFMFPGSKHVGKDLASLDYAKKVKAFNGMDYNNPLTWYRAYKFLKDEKPDVVILQWWTSSVAHMHLLISFIAAMSTKARVIIEFHEVVDPLEESILPLRIYSRIMGRLLVKRASLYVTHSESDRRLIASKYHLSEERIRVIPHGLYDQYERVPQKEAREQLGLDGEYVILSFGLIRPYKGVPNLIKAFGDLPHEMAEKSRLLIAGEVWEDGEAVMKAINDCRYKDRITLVNSYIPDSLIPIYFNASDVVVLPYLRASQSGVAHIAMSFGKPIVVSRVGGLEESMAGYEGTYFIPPGDISAIRDAIIKLYVDRPQAFNPPRLGWDIIGKKYEEVISTLK; encoded by the coding sequence ATGAAAAAGACGAAGGTTTGCATCGTGGGGCCCTCCAAAAAGTTCCTGAGCGGCATCAGCTATTATACGATAAGGCTGGCCAACTCGCTGGCAGAGTACCATGAAGTATCGGTGCTCTGCTTCAGGAACCTGCTACCCAAATTCATGTTCCCGGGGAGCAAGCACGTGGGCAAGGACCTGGCAAGCCTTGATTACGCTAAAAAGGTGAAGGCCTTCAATGGCATGGACTATAATAACCCTTTGACGTGGTATCGTGCCTATAAATTTTTAAAGGACGAGAAGCCCGACGTGGTCATCCTACAATGGTGGACCTCCTCGGTGGCGCACATGCACCTCCTGATAAGCTTTATCGCCGCCATGTCCACGAAGGCGAGGGTCATCATAGAGTTTCACGAGGTGGTGGACCCGCTGGAGGAGTCCATCCTGCCCCTCCGCATATACTCTCGAATCATGGGGCGCCTGCTGGTCAAAAGGGCTTCGCTATACGTGACCCACTCCGAATCCGACAGAAGGCTCATAGCCTCCAAGTATCACTTAAGCGAGGAGCGCATACGCGTCATCCCCCATGGCCTCTATGACCAGTACGAGCGTGTGCCTCAAAAGGAGGCCCGGGAGCAATTAGGGCTTGATGGGGAGTATGTCATACTGTCATTCGGGCTTATCAGGCCGTATAAGGGCGTGCCCAACCTCATTAAAGCCTTTGGCGACCTGCCGCACGAGATGGCAGAAAAATCCAGGCTTTTAATAGCTGGTGAAGTATGGGAGGACGGAGAGGCTGTAATGAAGGCCATAAACGACTGTAGATACAAGGATAGGATCACTCTGGTCAACTCTTACATACCGGATAGCCTCATCCCCATATACTTTAACGCCTCCGACGTTGTAGTATTGCCATACCTGCGGGCGTCGCAGAGCGGCGTCGCCCATATTGCAATGTCATTCGGCAAGCCCATCGTGGTCTCCAGGGTGGGGGGCCTGGAAGAATCGATGGCAGGCTATGAAGGAACGTACTTCATCCCGCCAGGAGACATTTCCGCCATCAGGGATGCCATAATAAAGCTCTATGTCGACCGCCCCCAGGCCTTTAATCCACCCAGGCTTGGGTGGGATATCATAGGAAAAAAGTACGAAGAAGTCATCTCAACCCTTAAGTAG